In Burkholderia sp. WP9, a genomic segment contains:
- a CDS encoding efflux RND transporter periplasmic adaptor subunit: MPTLTIAVEPSPRAPAFTLLAAAVAAATFMLSGCGDEASHGPVQTVPEVSVQTITPHTVVSSTELSGRLSAIRVAEVRPQVEGIVRKRLFTEGSQVAAGAVLYQIDASSYQAAYDQAVGTLAKAVATASAAQTKATRYAELSKIQGVSRQDYDDAVAALDEAKADVVADRAALKTAAINLGYTKVVAPIAGRIGKSSVTEGALVTAEQTTALATVQATSEMYLDVTRSSADWLRLQKEFASGQLQQAGTDGAVVHLVMEDGSTYAQPGKLLFSDITVDATTGSVTLRCVFPNPDGVLLPGMFVRARLEEGVNQQAITVPQLAVSRASDGSASVLTVGADNKVVQRTVTADTASGSDWLVTSGLKAGDRVIVAGSQKARTGSLVKPVESPGTSGTSATPATADNTSAAHS, encoded by the coding sequence ATGCCCACTCTCACCATCGCGGTTGAACCGTCACCGCGCGCGCCGGCGTTCACGCTACTCGCGGCGGCCGTTGCCGCTGCCACATTCATGTTGTCCGGTTGCGGCGACGAAGCGTCTCATGGACCCGTGCAGACGGTCCCCGAAGTCAGCGTCCAGACCATCACGCCGCATACCGTTGTGTCGAGCACCGAATTGTCCGGACGGCTCTCGGCGATTCGCGTCGCCGAAGTCCGGCCGCAAGTCGAAGGCATCGTCAGAAAACGCCTGTTTACCGAGGGCTCGCAGGTCGCGGCCGGCGCCGTGCTGTATCAGATCGACGCGTCCAGTTATCAGGCCGCCTATGACCAGGCGGTCGGCACGCTGGCCAAAGCAGTGGCGACGGCGAGCGCCGCGCAGACCAAGGCCACGCGCTACGCCGAGCTCTCGAAGATCCAGGGCGTGAGCCGCCAGGACTACGACGACGCCGTCGCCGCGCTGGACGAGGCGAAAGCCGACGTCGTCGCCGACCGCGCCGCGTTGAAGACCGCCGCGATCAATCTCGGCTACACAAAGGTGGTGGCACCGATTGCGGGCCGCATCGGCAAATCGAGCGTGACCGAAGGCGCGCTCGTGACCGCCGAGCAGACCACCGCGCTCGCAACGGTGCAGGCGACGAGCGAGATGTATCTCGACGTCACACGCTCCTCCGCGGACTGGCTGCGTCTGCAGAAGGAATTCGCGAGCGGTCAATTGCAGCAGGCCGGCACGGACGGCGCCGTCGTTCATCTGGTGATGGAAGACGGCAGCACCTATGCGCAGCCCGGCAAGCTGCTGTTCTCCGATATCACCGTCGACGCCACCACCGGGTCCGTGACCTTGCGCTGCGTATTCCCGAATCCGGACGGCGTGTTATTGCCCGGCATGTTCGTGCGCGCGCGACTCGAAGAAGGCGTGAACCAGCAGGCAATCACGGTGCCGCAACTCGCGGTCTCGCGTGCGTCGGACGGCTCCGCCAGCGTGCTCACCGTCGGCGCCGACAACAAGGTCGTGCAGAGAACCGTGACGGCCGACACCGCATCGGGCAGCGACTGGCTCGTCACGAGCGGCCTCAAAGCGGGCGATCGCGTGATCGTCGCGGGCTCGCAGAAAGCGCGCACCGGCTCGCTCGTCAAGCCCGTCGAAAGCCCCGGCACATCGGGCACCTCGGCCACGCCCGCCACCGCGGACAACACGTCGGCAGCCCATAGTTAA
- a CDS encoding response regulator, whose product MPDTPIQVLLVDDDADLRDLLRTFFQQRGIEMSVLHDANHLSRRLERERPSIIVLDLMMPGIDGLSALKQLRANGDAIPVIMLTARADGVDRVVGLELGADDYLGKPFMPQELLARIHAVLRRHAQPALAAASPVEKREALRFGRFRLDFASRTLFRGDELLKLTGGEYALLEVLAQHPMETLSRSKLVDLLHGPYSEVTERGIDVPVWRLRRLLEDDPANPRVIQTIRGTGYMFVPGGSDDDQSL is encoded by the coding sequence ATGCCAGACACGCCCATCCAGGTTTTACTGGTCGACGACGACGCCGACCTTCGCGACCTGCTCCGAACGTTCTTTCAGCAACGCGGCATCGAGATGTCCGTGCTGCACGACGCCAATCATTTGAGCCGCCGGCTTGAACGCGAGCGGCCCTCGATCATCGTGCTCGATCTGATGATGCCGGGCATCGACGGACTCAGCGCGCTCAAGCAATTGCGCGCCAATGGCGACGCGATTCCCGTGATCATGCTGACGGCACGCGCCGACGGTGTGGATCGCGTGGTCGGTCTCGAACTCGGCGCCGACGACTATCTCGGCAAGCCGTTCATGCCACAGGAACTGCTTGCGCGTATTCATGCGGTGCTGCGCCGGCACGCCCAACCGGCGCTCGCAGCGGCGTCGCCGGTCGAAAAGCGTGAAGCACTGCGCTTCGGCCGCTTCAGGCTCGATTTCGCGAGCCGCACGCTATTTCGAGGTGACGAGTTGCTCAAGCTGACCGGCGGCGAATACGCGTTGCTCGAGGTGCTTGCCCAACATCCGATGGAAACGCTGTCGCGCTCGAAGCTAGTCGACCTGCTGCACGGTCCCTATTCGGAAGTGACCGAGCGCGGTATCGACGTGCCGGTGTGGCGCCTGCGCCGTCTGCTCGAAGACGATCCGGCCAATCCGCGCGTGATTCAGACGATACGTGGCACCGGCTACATGTTCGTGCCTGGCGGCAGTGACGATGACCAATCCCTTTAA
- a CDS encoding ATP-binding protein has translation MTNPFNTLFGRLSLMTVSLIVLVHITALLLVDRERGQIDTAHAQRALLLAVQAEHDGTLAASHVSAILGVSYVKANDAIASGCPAPCENTSGPFERDLRAKLPPGSQVVSNADDGTVWVHYAGNPDWIKLQNSMLPARRFLGASAMMLIFAVIVALVAAWHLQRPLHRLALAAREFRVGHRAPVVEASGPREVKELIGDFNQMVHELAQAEQERAVMLAGVAHDLRAPITRMQVRADLLPDEANRRGFLRDAESLSRIVTQFLDFARETADASPRTHVDAHCRRHYGDSLADDALVRLNLRAGDGFELPLVDLDRILTNLIENALTYGEPPVEISTSRENGRFTLVVRDHGSGIPGNQLDRALQPFGRLDEARGGDAHCGLGLAIVRRLVRYNGGEFHADNAPDGGLVVSMTFPA, from the coding sequence ATGACCAATCCCTTTAACACGCTGTTCGGCCGGCTCTCGTTGATGACGGTGAGCCTGATCGTGCTGGTTCACATTACCGCCCTGTTGCTCGTGGACCGTGAGCGCGGCCAGATCGACACGGCTCATGCGCAGCGCGCTCTGCTTCTCGCAGTTCAGGCAGAACATGACGGTACTCTGGCCGCTTCGCACGTATCGGCGATACTCGGCGTGTCGTATGTGAAAGCGAACGACGCGATCGCGTCAGGCTGTCCCGCGCCGTGCGAGAACACCTCGGGTCCGTTCGAACGCGACTTGCGGGCGAAGTTGCCGCCTGGCAGCCAGGTGGTGTCCAACGCCGACGATGGCACGGTGTGGGTGCACTACGCGGGCAATCCGGATTGGATCAAGCTGCAGAATTCGATGTTGCCGGCGCGACGCTTTCTCGGTGCGTCGGCGATGATGCTGATCTTTGCGGTGATCGTCGCGTTGGTTGCTGCGTGGCATTTGCAGCGGCCGTTGCATCGGTTGGCGCTTGCGGCGCGCGAGTTCCGCGTGGGCCATCGTGCGCCGGTTGTGGAGGCGAGCGGTCCGCGCGAAGTGAAGGAGTTGATTGGCGACTTCAACCAGATGGTGCACGAACTCGCGCAAGCCGAGCAGGAGCGCGCGGTGATGCTGGCCGGCGTGGCGCACGACCTGCGCGCGCCGATTACGCGCATGCAGGTGCGCGCGGATCTGCTGCCCGACGAAGCGAACCGTCGCGGCTTCTTGCGCGATGCGGAGTCGTTGTCGCGGATCGTCACGCAGTTTCTGGACTTTGCGCGTGAGACGGCCGACGCTTCACCGCGCACCCACGTCGATGCACATTGCCGCCGCCACTACGGCGACAGTCTCGCTGACGATGCACTCGTGCGTCTGAATCTGCGCGCCGGTGACGGCTTCGAGTTGCCGCTCGTCGACCTCGACCGGATTCTGACGAATCTGATCGAGAACGCGCTGACGTACGGCGAACCGCCGGTGGAAATCTCGACGTCACGGGAAAACGGCCGCTTCACGCTCGTGGTGCGCGATCACGGCAGCGGCATACCTGGCAACCAGCTCGACCGCGCGCTGCAACCCTTTGGGCGGCTCGACGAAGCGCGCGGCGGCGATGCCCATTGCGGCTTGGGCCTCGCGATCGTGCGGCGTCTGGTGCGGTATAACGGCGGCGAGTTTCATGCGGATAACGCGCCGGACGGAGGGCTCGTGGTGTCGATGACGTTTCCGGCATAG
- a CDS encoding LPS-assembly protein LptD, which yields MLCAAGCAPLAGYAQLAGTAAVPESLDGIWGLRLAPQLSEHPLRPGDKPVTSAIADSMTTTTGTNVSLKGHAQLRRPASIVEADALHYDVDRDKVDAYGHVRLADNGNVFDGPDAHFYVEANHGYISVPKYRFNLSGGWGSAERADVVDNERTIVYRGTYSTCQCESAPAWYLKASEFDIDNGNDEGIAHYGVLFFQGVPLLASPWLSFPLSGARRSGFLPPTFSVSSTNGVDVALPYYFNLAPNYDLTLTPRIMSRRGEMLTADYRYIQPGDSGTISLAWLPHDAITGTQRYSIALNQNWNLGSGLNAYVNYNRVSDSTVSTDLASGVAFPTGSTTLYQQEAGLTYSNGPWSVLAREQRWQTFSSDSTYNREPQVNVHYARYDVGGFDFGAEADATRFTISSSDMTQGNRFVFNPYVSYPIERPGWFITPKLAWHFAAYDLTSIGTDVPAGEPKSFGVNVPTFSLDSGMRFERSVRLFGQSYIQTLEPRLFYVYTPYRDQSFAPLFDTATADFGLTELFMPNSFVGNDRVSDANRVTAALTTRFIDPASGDERARFILAQQYDFRTPRVTLQTDDAASTVARTGVIVGASYKVGPDFTTEQAVEYSQANHYLTHAEAGFGWAPGAREVLNVAYRYTRANSTLDYQPVNQFIVSEQWPLARNMVSVARVNYDMSTHRLIAGLLGFQYDADCWSLGVAFEKYTNATSSTTSPSTGTRVLMQLQLKGFSQVDNGLLDQFRANVPGYTPASTVNEPTSRFSDYP from the coding sequence GTGCTATGCGCGGCAGGATGCGCGCCACTTGCCGGTTACGCGCAATTGGCCGGCACCGCAGCGGTGCCCGAATCGCTCGACGGCATCTGGGGCCTGCGCCTCGCGCCGCAATTGAGCGAACATCCCCTGCGGCCGGGCGACAAACCCGTCACCTCGGCGATAGCCGATTCGATGACCACCACGACCGGCACCAACGTCTCATTGAAAGGACACGCGCAGTTGCGGCGCCCGGCGTCGATTGTCGAGGCAGACGCGCTGCATTACGACGTCGACCGCGACAAGGTCGACGCCTACGGCCATGTGCGCCTCGCCGACAACGGCAACGTATTCGACGGGCCGGACGCGCATTTTTATGTGGAGGCAAACCACGGCTATATCAGCGTGCCGAAGTACAGGTTCAATCTCAGCGGCGGATGGGGCAGCGCCGAGCGCGCGGATGTGGTCGATAACGAACGTACCATCGTTTATCGCGGCACATACAGCACCTGCCAATGCGAGTCCGCGCCGGCGTGGTATCTGAAGGCATCCGAATTCGATATCGACAATGGCAACGACGAAGGCATCGCGCACTACGGCGTGCTGTTTTTTCAGGGCGTGCCACTGCTGGCGAGCCCATGGCTGTCGTTTCCATTGTCCGGCGCCCGCCGCAGCGGCTTCCTGCCGCCGACGTTCTCGGTCAGTTCCACCAACGGCGTCGACGTCGCATTGCCGTACTACTTCAATCTCGCGCCGAATTACGACCTCACGCTCACGCCGCGCATCATGTCGCGTCGAGGCGAGATGCTGACCGCCGACTACCGTTATATCCAGCCGGGCGATTCGGGCACGATATCTCTCGCATGGCTGCCGCACGATGCGATTACCGGAACACAACGCTACTCGATTGCGTTGAATCAGAACTGGAATCTCGGTTCCGGTCTGAACGCCTACGTGAACTACAACCGCGTGTCGGACTCGACGGTGTCGACCGATCTGGCCTCGGGCGTGGCGTTTCCAACCGGCTCCACCACGCTCTACCAACAGGAGGCGGGCCTCACCTACAGCAACGGTCCGTGGAGCGTGCTGGCCCGCGAACAGCGCTGGCAGACTTTCTCGAGCGACTCGACCTATAACCGCGAACCGCAGGTGAACGTGCACTACGCACGCTACGACGTGGGCGGATTCGACTTCGGCGCCGAAGCGGACGCGACGCGTTTCACGATCTCATCGTCGGATATGACGCAAGGCAACCGCTTCGTGTTCAATCCTTACGTCAGCTATCCGATCGAGCGCCCGGGCTGGTTCATCACCCCGAAGCTCGCGTGGCATTTCGCAGCCTACGATCTGACCTCGATCGGTACCGACGTGCCCGCCGGGGAGCCGAAGTCGTTCGGTGTGAACGTACCTACCTTCAGCCTCGACTCGGGCATGCGGTTCGAGCGCAGCGTGCGGCTCTTCGGGCAATCGTACATACAGACCCTCGAACCGCGGCTTTTCTATGTGTACACGCCGTATCGCGACCAATCGTTCGCGCCGCTGTTCGATACGGCAACGGCCGATTTCGGGCTCACGGAATTGTTCATGCCCAACAGCTTCGTCGGCAACGACCGGGTGTCCGACGCCAATCGCGTCACCGCCGCACTGACCACGCGTTTCATCGATCCCGCGAGCGGCGACGAGCGCGCCCGTTTCATCCTCGCGCAGCAGTACGACTTCCGCACCCCGCGCGTGACCCTGCAGACGGACGACGCGGCCAGTACGGTCGCTCGTACCGGCGTGATCGTGGGCGCTTCGTACAAGGTGGGGCCGGATTTCACGACCGAACAGGCGGTGGAGTACAGCCAGGCCAACCATTACCTGACCCATGCGGAGGCCGGCTTCGGCTGGGCGCCGGGCGCTCGCGAGGTGTTGAACGTCGCGTATCGCTATACGCGGGCTAACAGTACGCTCGACTATCAGCCGGTCAACCAGTTCATCGTGTCGGAGCAATGGCCACTCGCGCGCAACATGGTGAGCGTGGCCCGGGTGAATTACGACATGAGCACGCACCGTCTGATCGCAGGATTGCTGGGATTTCAGTACGACGCGGATTGCTGGTCATTGGGTGTCGCATTCGAAAAGTACACCAACGCCACCAGTTCGACCACGTCGCCGAGCACCGGTACGCGCGTGTTGATGCAACTTCAGCTCAAGGGTTTCTCGCAGGTGGATAACGGGCTGCTCGATCAGTTTCGCGCGAATGTGCCGGGTTATACACCGGCTTCGACGGTCAACGAACCGACCTCGCGGTTCAGTGACTATCCGTAA
- the bamA gene encoding outer membrane protein assembly factor BamA, with protein MKLQVLTSRLGGALSLAGITLTSGSAQAAQPFVVQDIRIEGLKRVEAGTLFAYLPIKQGSLFSDDKASEAIRALYATGFFNEVRISTEGNIVIVYVQERPAVGTIDFAGIHEFDKENLTKALGSVGLSQGRYYDKALVDKAEQELKRQYLTRGYYAAEVVTTITPIDRNRVAVLFSVAEGPSAKIRQINFIGNQAFSTDTLRDEMQLSTPNWFSWYTKNDLYAKDKLTGDLEHVRAYYLNRGYLEFNIESTQVSLTPDKKEMYLTVTLHEGEPYTITSIGLAGNLLDREAELRKLVNIKAGERFSAEKLQATTKAIVDRLGEYGYAFATVNAVPKIDQEHHTVDLTLQVDPSRRVYVRHINVIGNTRTRDEVVRREMRQLESSWFDSNRLTLSKDRVNRLGYFTDVDVTTVPVEGSPDQVDVDVKVSEKPTGAITLGAGFSSTDKVVLSAGISQDNVFGSGTSLAVNVNTAKTYRTLTVTQTDPYFTVDGIKRITDVYYRTNYPLYYYTDTSFRIITVGADLKFGIPFSEADTVYFGVGLEQNRLSTDSSTPQSYKDYVAEFGHVVNNVPLTAGWARDNRDSALVPSRGYFIQGNGEVGTPAGGTEYYKADVQAQYYYSFSRGFILGLNLQGGYGNGFAGKAYPIFKNYYAGGIGSVRGYESGSLGPTDKTTGDPIGGSRMVVANVEMTFPLPGSGWDRTLRVFTFLDAGNVWGDEGNSTGANGLRYSYGAGLEWISPIGPLKLSLGFPIVKHATDKYQKFQFQIGTSF; from the coding sequence ATGAAACTTCAAGTATTAACGAGCCGTTTAGGCGGCGCGCTCTCGCTCGCCGGCATTACGCTGACAAGCGGGTCCGCCCAGGCCGCGCAGCCTTTCGTGGTGCAAGACATCCGCATCGAGGGATTGAAACGTGTCGAGGCCGGCACGCTGTTCGCCTATCTGCCGATTAAGCAGGGTAGCCTGTTCAGCGACGATAAGGCTTCCGAAGCGATCCGCGCGCTCTATGCCACCGGCTTCTTCAACGAGGTGCGGATCTCGACCGAGGGCAATATCGTCATCGTGTACGTGCAGGAACGTCCGGCCGTCGGTACGATCGACTTCGCGGGCATTCATGAATTCGACAAGGAAAACCTCACCAAGGCACTCGGTTCGGTCGGACTGTCGCAGGGCCGCTATTACGACAAGGCGCTGGTCGACAAAGCCGAACAGGAACTCAAGCGCCAGTACCTGACCCGCGGCTATTACGCCGCCGAAGTCGTCACCACGATCACGCCGATCGACCGCAATCGGGTGGCCGTGCTGTTCTCGGTCGCCGAGGGGCCGAGCGCGAAGATCCGCCAGATCAACTTCATTGGCAACCAGGCATTCAGTACCGATACGTTGCGCGACGAGATGCAACTGTCCACGCCGAACTGGTTCTCGTGGTACACGAAGAACGACCTGTACGCGAAGGACAAACTCACCGGCGATCTGGAACACGTACGCGCGTATTACCTGAATCGCGGCTATCTGGAGTTCAACATCGAGTCGACTCAGGTATCGCTGACACCCGACAAGAAGGAGATGTACCTCACCGTCACGCTGCACGAGGGCGAGCCGTATACGATTACGTCGATCGGTCTCGCGGGCAATCTGCTCGATCGCGAAGCGGAATTGAGAAAGCTCGTCAATATAAAAGCCGGTGAGCGTTTCTCGGCCGAGAAGCTGCAGGCCACCACCAAGGCCATTGTCGACAGGCTGGGAGAGTATGGCTATGCGTTCGCCACCGTCAATGCGGTGCCGAAGATCGATCAGGAACACCATACGGTCGATCTGACATTGCAGGTGGACCCGAGCCGCCGCGTGTATGTGCGCCACATCAACGTGATAGGCAACACACGTACGCGTGACGAAGTGGTGCGCCGTGAAATGCGTCAGCTCGAAAGCTCGTGGTTCGATTCGAACCGTCTCACGCTGTCGAAAGACCGGGTCAACCGGCTCGGCTACTTCACCGATGTGGATGTCACCACGGTGCCGGTGGAAGGCTCGCCCGACCAGGTCGACGTGGACGTCAAGGTCAGCGAGAAACCCACTGGCGCGATTACGCTGGGCGCGGGCTTTTCGTCGACGGACAAGGTCGTGCTCTCGGCCGGCATCTCGCAAGACAACGTGTTCGGTTCGGGCACGAGCCTCGCCGTGAACGTGAACACCGCGAAGACCTACCGCACACTGACCGTGACGCAGACCGATCCCTATTTCACCGTGGACGGCATCAAGCGGATCACCGACGTGTACTACCGCACCAACTACCCGCTCTACTACTATACGGACACAAGCTTTCGCATCATCACGGTGGGCGCGGATCTGAAATTCGGCATTCCGTTTTCCGAGGCGGATACCGTCTATTTCGGTGTTGGACTTGAACAGAACCGCCTGTCGACGGATTCGTCCACGCCGCAAAGTTACAAGGACTACGTCGCCGAATTCGGCCACGTGGTCAACAATGTGCCGCTCACGGCGGGGTGGGCTCGCGACAATCGAGACAGCGCGCTGGTGCCGAGTCGCGGCTACTTCATTCAGGGTAACGGCGAAGTCGGCACGCCGGCCGGCGGCACCGAATACTACAAGGCGGACGTGCAGGCGCAGTATTACTACTCGTTCTCGCGCGGCTTCATTCTCGGCCTGAATCTGCAGGGCGGTTATGGCAATGGATTTGCGGGTAAGGCCTATCCGATCTTCAAGAACTACTATGCGGGCGGGATCGGCTCGGTGCGCGGCTACGAGTCCGGTTCGCTCGGTCCGACCGACAAGACGACCGGCGACCCGATCGGCGGCTCGCGCATGGTAGTGGCCAACGTCGAAATGACGTTCCCGCTGCCAGGCAGTGGTTGGGACCGGACGCTACGCGTATTCACTTTCCTCGATGCCGGCAATGTCTGGGGCGACGAAGGCAACAGCACCGGCGCCAACGGATTGCGTTACAGCTATGGTGCGGGTCTCGAATGGATTTCACCGATTGGTCCGCTCAAGCTTTCGCTCGGCTTCCCGATCGTCAAACACGCGACTGACAAATATCAGAAGTTCCAGTTTCAGATCGGCACGTCGTTCTGA